A portion of the Cyanobium sp. PCC 7001 genome contains these proteins:
- the mraY gene encoding phospho-N-acetylmuramoyl-pentapeptide-transferase, whose translation MTSTASSRRLWPGNSRRAAVLLGLLLLAACAASDRYVANSMLTLPLVAAALIAALVTAWGVPRLRRLKLGQVIREDGPQAHLSKAGTPTMGGLLVVPVGVILGGLLSPSDPRLPAVAAITLAYMAIGAIDDWRSLTRSTNTGLTPRGKLLLQGLAAVLFLVWAYQGQWLGGGEAGNVALPFGWMVPLGLAIWPLGLFVFLAESNATNLTDGLDGLAAGCGAVVFTGLGLQLMLRGHEGDPALAGFCVAMAGCWLGFLAHNRHPARLFMGDTGSLAMGAALSAVALLSNSLWPLLVMGGVFLAESVSVILQVWVFKATKGPDGQGRRLFRMAPLHHHFELGGLGEEQVVIRFWGASLLLVVAGLVLLP comes from the coding sequence ACCGCTACGTGGCCAATTCGATGCTCACGCTGCCCCTGGTGGCCGCGGCTTTGATCGCGGCCCTGGTCACGGCCTGGGGGGTGCCCCGGCTGCGGCGGCTCAAGCTGGGCCAGGTGATCCGGGAGGACGGGCCCCAGGCCCACCTCAGCAAGGCCGGCACCCCCACCATGGGCGGCCTGCTGGTGGTGCCCGTGGGCGTGATTCTCGGCGGCCTGCTCAGCCCCTCCGATCCGCGGCTGCCGGCGGTGGCGGCGATCACCCTGGCCTACATGGCCATCGGTGCCATCGATGACTGGCGCAGCCTCACCCGCAGCACCAACACAGGCCTCACGCCCCGGGGCAAGCTGCTGCTGCAGGGGCTCGCGGCGGTGCTGTTCCTGGTGTGGGCCTACCAGGGCCAGTGGCTGGGCGGCGGCGAGGCCGGCAACGTGGCCCTGCCGTTCGGCTGGATGGTGCCGCTGGGCCTGGCGATCTGGCCTCTGGGGCTGTTCGTGTTCCTGGCGGAGAGCAATGCCACCAACCTCACCGATGGCCTCGATGGCCTGGCCGCCGGCTGTGGGGCAGTGGTGTTCACGGGCCTGGGGCTGCAGCTGATGCTGCGCGGCCACGAGGGGGATCCGGCCCTGGCGGGGTTCTGCGTGGCGATGGCCGGCTGCTGGCTGGGCTTTCTGGCCCACAACCGCCATCCGGCCCGGCTGTTCATGGGCGACACCGGCTCCCTGGCCATGGGAGCGGCCCTGAGCGCCGTGGCCCTGCTCTCGAACAGCCTCTGGCCCCTGCTGGTGATGGGTGGTGTGTTCCTGGCGGAATCGGTCTCGGTGATCCTGCAGGTGTGGGTGTTCAAGGCCACCAAGGGCCCGGACGGCCAGGGCCGCCGCCTGTTCCGGATGGCCCCGCTCCACCATCACTTCGAGCTGGGCGGCCTCGGCGAGGAACAGGTGGTGATCCGTTTCTGGGGCGCAAGCCTGCTACTGGTGGTGGCGGGGCTGGTGCTGTTGCCCTGA
- the purT gene encoding formate-dependent phosphoribosylglycinamide formyltransferase yields MQHSFPRTLMLLGSGELGKEVALAAQRLGCRVVAVDRYAGAPAMQVADHAEVVPMTDAEALKAVVRTHRPDLVIPEIEALAVDALAELEQEGITVIPTARATAVTMNRDRIRDLAASDLGLRTARFAYAESAEELAAAAAPLGWPVVVKPVMSSSGKGQSVVRGPEQVEAAWSAAQAGARGSGTRVIVEEFLHFELEITLLSVRQWNGPTLFCPPIGHIQERGDYQCSWQPAALGAAELAEAQAMAQAVTDNLGGAGLFGVEFFLCRRGGNGSSSGTADGSSLEVVFSELSPRPHDTGLVTLAGQNLSEFELHLRAVLGLPIPAIHSLGPAASRVILADAALDAVRFEGVAEALSEPDTQVLLFGKPDARPHRRMGVALARGLDLDTARGRADRAAAQVRVVAG; encoded by the coding sequence ATGCAGCATTCCTTCCCCCGCACCCTGATGCTGCTGGGCAGCGGCGAGCTGGGCAAGGAGGTGGCGCTGGCCGCCCAGCGCCTCGGCTGCCGGGTGGTGGCCGTGGATCGCTACGCCGGCGCCCCGGCGATGCAGGTGGCCGACCACGCCGAGGTGGTGCCGATGACGGACGCGGAGGCGCTGAAGGCGGTGGTGCGCACCCACCGGCCCGATCTGGTGATCCCGGAGATCGAGGCCCTGGCGGTGGATGCCCTGGCGGAGCTGGAGCAGGAGGGGATCACCGTGATTCCCACGGCCCGCGCCACGGCCGTGACGATGAACCGGGACAGGATCCGCGACCTGGCCGCCAGCGATCTGGGGCTGCGCACGGCCCGCTTCGCCTATGCGGAGAGCGCCGAGGAGCTGGCCGCGGCGGCAGCGCCCCTCGGCTGGCCGGTGGTGGTGAAACCGGTGATGAGCTCGTCCGGCAAGGGGCAGAGCGTGGTGCGGGGCCCGGAACAGGTCGAGGCCGCCTGGAGCGCAGCCCAGGCCGGCGCCAGGGGCTCCGGCACCCGGGTGATCGTGGAGGAATTCCTCCACTTCGAGCTGGAGATCACCCTGCTCAGCGTGCGGCAGTGGAACGGACCCACCCTCTTCTGCCCGCCCATCGGCCACATCCAGGAGCGGGGCGACTACCAGTGCAGCTGGCAGCCTGCGGCCCTCGGAGCTGCCGAACTGGCCGAGGCCCAGGCCATGGCCCAGGCCGTCACCGACAACCTGGGGGGAGCCGGCCTGTTCGGGGTCGAGTTCTTCCTGTGCCGCCGGGGGGGCAACGGCAGCAGCAGCGGAACCGCCGACGGGTCCAGCCTGGAGGTGGTGTTCTCCGAGCTCTCCCCACGCCCCCACGACACCGGCCTGGTGACGCTGGCAGGCCAGAACCTCAGTGAATTCGAGCTGCATCTGCGCGCCGTGCTGGGTCTGCCGATCCCGGCGATCCACAGCCTCGGACCCGCCGCCAGCCGCGTCATCCTGGCCGACGCCGCCCTGGACGCGGTGCGCTTCGAGGGGGTGGCGGAGGCCCTGAGCGAGCCGGACACCCAGGTGCTGCTGTTCGGCAAGCCGGATGCCCGGCCCCATCGCCGCATGGGGGTGGCACTGGCCCGGGGCTTGGATCTGGACACCGCCCGGGGCCGGGCCGACCGGGCCGCCGCCCAGGTGCGGGTGGTGGCCGGCTGA
- a CDS encoding LCP family protein — MLPFSLGIVCGLALAGPIPHLLGSSLAGLVEAPKEKLAAIVNPFTNGQRQVLVLGTDRVGDNTDVMFTVQVKDGATQLTQVPRDTFVESERLGVVKANALYAFGGIDAVKEEVGRLLDAPVERYVRINLRAVERLADALGGIEVDVPKRMYYVDNAQGLYIDLYPGPQVLKGESLEGFLRFRHDEMGDLGRMERQKLVLSQVFRKLVSPSMLTELPELLRIAGEDIQTDLSPIEMGQLLSAMTNTRLSSAQVPGRLFWHNDLSYWMPDSNMHYPAPTAVEGDLGMAESHL, encoded by the coding sequence GTGCTCCCCTTCAGCCTGGGCATCGTCTGCGGCCTCGCCCTCGCCGGGCCGATCCCTCACCTGCTGGGCAGCAGCCTGGCTGGACTGGTGGAGGCACCCAAGGAGAAACTGGCCGCCATCGTGAACCCGTTCACCAACGGCCAGCGCCAGGTGCTGGTGCTCGGCACCGACCGGGTGGGCGACAACACCGACGTGATGTTCACGGTGCAGGTGAAGGACGGGGCCACCCAGCTCACCCAGGTGCCCCGCGACACCTTCGTGGAATCGGAGCGGCTGGGGGTGGTGAAGGCCAACGCCCTCTATGCCTTCGGCGGGATTGACGCCGTGAAGGAGGAGGTGGGTCGGCTGCTGGATGCCCCGGTGGAGCGCTACGTGCGCATCAACCTGCGGGCGGTGGAGCGGCTGGCCGATGCCCTGGGCGGCATCGAGGTGGATGTGCCCAAGCGGATGTACTACGTGGACAACGCCCAGGGGCTCTACATCGACCTCTACCCCGGTCCCCAGGTGCTGAAGGGTGAGTCCCTGGAGGGCTTCCTGCGCTTCCGTCACGACGAGATGGGCGATCTGGGCCGGATGGAGCGCCAGAAACTGGTGCTCTCCCAGGTGTTCCGCAAGCTGGTGAGCCCATCCATGCTCACCGAGCTGCCGGAGCTGCTCCGGATCGCCGGCGAGGACATTCAGACCGACCTCTCCCCCATCGAGATGGGGCAGCTGCTGTCGGCCATGACCAACACCCGGCTCAGCTCGGCCCAGGTGCCGGGCCGGCTGTTCTGGCACAACGACCTGAGCTACTGGATGCCGGACAGCAACATGCACTACCCCGCCCCCACCGCCGTGGAGGGCGACCTGGGCATGGCCGAAAGCCATCTCTGA
- a CDS encoding alpha/beta fold hydrolase has translation MLRRSLSALASFALLVGASPARAIDTVVLQLPLLDFGFTVKLSELENPERFWRGTSDLAELNRATNGAVGRHMREIFDTPLPVETRLVINQAAGTPLLQQVLLLVSALGQVEGLPTDLSGNELTEVLNRASSSGELTLYTFLRAIPGEAVTVDLPQAITALQRMAVQRKQAKAVLASQTPASIDPALSGPGGRLPQRRVVSMPAPHRSQPLDVVLVEPALNPNGQVVVISHGLWDSPDSFEGWANHLASHGYTVALPVHPGSDADQQRAMLSGQTPPPGPDELRLRPLDVSAVIDGLKADRVVVVGHSWGATTALQLAGTQPTSRRLFERCADLQDPDRNLSWVLQCSFLGSADRAGLADSRVVGVLAVSPPMRLLFDYGAGQSMQARALLVTGSRDWVVPPDPEALQAAAAAQGFGHQIVIANGGDHFNLRAAAGGNGGPLRGLVLAWTQAAFAAGPDARPAPQAAPLLAPQGWGDSLIPLVLVPPPASPPSS, from the coding sequence ATGTTGCGCCGTTCTCTCTCTGCTCTGGCTTCCTTCGCGCTGCTGGTGGGAGCCAGCCCGGCCCGCGCCATCGACACGGTAGTGCTGCAGCTGCCCCTGCTCGATTTCGGCTTCACGGTGAAGCTCAGCGAGCTGGAAAATCCTGAACGCTTCTGGCGGGGCACCAGCGACCTGGCCGAACTCAACCGTGCCACCAACGGAGCGGTGGGGCGTCACATGCGGGAGATCTTCGACACACCGCTGCCCGTGGAGACCCGCCTGGTGATCAACCAGGCCGCCGGCACCCCATTGCTGCAGCAGGTGCTGCTGCTGGTGTCGGCGCTGGGCCAGGTGGAGGGACTGCCGACCGATCTCAGCGGCAACGAGCTCACCGAGGTGCTCAACCGCGCCAGCAGCAGCGGTGAGCTCACCCTCTACACGTTCCTGCGGGCCATTCCCGGCGAAGCGGTGACCGTGGATCTGCCCCAGGCCATCACCGCCCTGCAGCGCATGGCCGTGCAGCGGAAGCAGGCCAAAGCCGTGCTGGCCAGCCAGACCCCGGCCTCGATCGACCCGGCGTTGAGTGGCCCCGGCGGCAGGCTTCCGCAACGGCGGGTGGTGTCCATGCCGGCTCCCCACAGGAGTCAGCCCCTGGATGTGGTGCTGGTGGAGCCCGCCCTGAATCCCAACGGCCAGGTGGTGGTGATCTCCCACGGCCTCTGGGACAGCCCGGACAGCTTCGAGGGCTGGGCCAACCACCTCGCCAGCCATGGCTACACGGTGGCACTGCCGGTGCACCCCGGCAGCGATGCCGACCAGCAGCGGGCCATGCTGTCGGGCCAGACCCCTCCCCCGGGGCCGGATGAGCTGCGGTTGCGGCCCCTGGATGTGTCGGCGGTGATCGATGGCCTCAAGGCGGACCGGGTGGTGGTGGTGGGTCACTCCTGGGGGGCCACCACCGCCCTGCAGCTGGCGGGCACCCAGCCGACATCGCGGCGCCTGTTCGAGCGCTGCGCCGATCTCCAGGATCCGGACCGCAACCTCAGCTGGGTGCTGCAGTGCAGCTTTCTGGGTTCCGCCGACCGGGCCGGCTTGGCGGATTCCCGGGTGGTGGGCGTGCTGGCCGTGAGTCCTCCCATGCGCCTGCTGTTCGACTACGGGGCAGGCCAGAGCATGCAGGCCCGGGCGCTGCTGGTCACCGGCAGCCGTGACTGGGTGGTGCCGCCCGATCCGGAGGCCCTCCAGGCGGCAGCGGCGGCCCAGGGCTTCGGGCATCAGATCGTGATCGCCAACGGCGGCGACCACTTCAACCTCAGGGCTGCCGCCGGTGGCAACGGTGGCCCGCTGCGGGGTCTGGTGCTGGCCTGGACCCAGGCTGCCTTCGCCGCCGGCCCCGACGCCCGACCCGCTCCCCAGGCCGCTCCCCTGCTGGCCCCGCAAGGTTGGGGAGACAGCCTGATTCCCCTGGTGCTGGTGCCGCCCCCAGCCTCGCCCCCTTCGTCCTGA
- a CDS encoding phospholipase D-like domain-containing protein → MLEPSSPGFLQEPDPRPLLPAWALPSRAVSTLEPTGFAAAAPDGRAEGIRALRATPSVAGPRSSDPITGAVFERLQVLPRDGRRIYRRAFALAERQIRIEICVLEDPIILAGLRKALDRGVRVRAIVDRGKYEALDAEQQNLAGDFVAAGGELHLSNPIFPRSFPKTILIDAKLLVYGSACLDSTTFAQYRDFALASTDPRVLRTIRRLFTNDWAFSAPVGQPPPPFNPTPAVKPRELLIAPRNAASGMADLYQQARKRLLVYSEELGNAALESQLVGAVKRGVRVQLVTPAQVNGFTAEQNAQHASAIAALQAVGVAVRTSGPDQSAAQPYMHARAAVVDHRLAYVGSISLSPDSATVNREMGLIKDDPRLVKDLARRFRKDFRRLGPSMPSHG, encoded by the coding sequence ATGCTCGAGCCCTCTTCCCCGGGGTTTCTGCAGGAGCCGGATCCCCGGCCGCTGCTGCCGGCCTGGGCCCTGCCCTCCCGAGCGGTCTCCACCCTGGAGCCCACCGGCTTCGCCGCTGCCGCACCGGACGGCAGGGCGGAGGGGATCCGGGCATTACGGGCAACCCCCAGCGTGGCAGGCCCCCGCTCCAGCGATCCGATCACCGGTGCCGTCTTCGAGCGGCTGCAGGTGCTGCCCCGCGACGGCCGCAGGATCTACCGCAGGGCCTTTGCCCTGGCCGAGCGACAGATCCGGATCGAGATCTGTGTGCTGGAGGATCCGATCATCCTTGCCGGCCTTCGCAAGGCTCTGGATCGCGGTGTGCGGGTGCGGGCGATTGTCGATCGCGGCAAGTACGAAGCTCTGGACGCCGAGCAGCAGAACCTGGCTGGCGACTTCGTGGCCGCGGGAGGGGAACTGCATCTCAGCAATCCAATCTTTCCCCGCTCCTTCCCCAAGACGATCCTGATCGACGCCAAGCTGCTGGTGTACGGCTCTGCCTGTCTCGACAGCACCACCTTCGCCCAGTACCGCGATTTCGCTCTGGCCAGCACCGATCCCAGGGTTCTGCGCACCATCCGCAGGCTGTTCACCAACGACTGGGCGTTCTCGGCTCCGGTGGGTCAGCCGCCGCCACCGTTCAACCCCACACCGGCGGTGAAGCCCCGTGAGCTGCTGATCGCCCCGCGCAATGCCGCCTCAGGGATGGCCGACCTGTATCAGCAAGCCCGGAAGCGGCTGCTCGTGTACAGCGAAGAACTGGGCAATGCTGCCCTGGAGAGTCAGCTCGTTGGCGCGGTGAAGCGGGGGGTGCGGGTGCAGCTGGTCACACCGGCGCAGGTGAACGGGTTCACCGCAGAGCAGAACGCTCAGCATGCGTCCGCGATCGCCGCCCTGCAGGCGGTCGGCGTTGCGGTACGCACCAGTGGGCCTGACCAGAGTGCCGCCCAGCCCTACATGCACGCCCGTGCCGCCGTGGTGGACCACCGCCTCGCCTATGTGGGCTCGATCAGCCTCTCGCCCGATTCGGCAACGGTGAACCGGGAGATGGGGCTGATCAAGGACGACCCCAGGCTGGTGAAGGATCTCGCCCGGCGGTTCCGGAAGGATTTCCGCCGTCTTGGACCGTCCATGCCAAGCCACGGTTGA
- a CDS encoding calcium-binding protein, which translates to MKLFNGFDVSTITFEDPLLSPAEAAAGGGGMGGGGGMGGGEEESAGNNLSFPVIFTDGVGLTLPGLPDAFEFTIPYDLNNDGTITLDDQINGYYLFAQKTQGNTWQADSELISADQDLSTNVFVSTVDWGDSLEGTRPLALGRPVRVEISFYKDLATSFVGDVALDAEMTAYPMELLANPSSPTEVQGASANAYPIAGSIDPLSPPDPRVLTEESPLASVYSQNAKLVIQHVVGTPELGDFTWNGDYWVDADITDGVTIDDPVQGLTFGAEVTVAGKVVYGVSQGGWRPSQAGTYRLTTAFPTDGNFQLDQADIQVSTEEEATAAAESGAPATGTGVASIDVPNNLTFLDILVGGNQFPSVAPITLVKTEDDPTFNVDLLSQATDPEGDPLTVGNLTLQATDGTNPVTLPLDAVQASGSSLTVNPSVFDSLLQGDVRIIQAAYSVSDGVNTVPTTATITINGLDEAAPPLPGGEVPVTPPASGAPEDQGVTIIKKKGRYFMTGSFGNDVLRGGRKKDRLFGGDGDDLLIGKKGNDRLYGGNGNDVLRGGAGPDWLRGGSGRDVLIGGSGKDTFVLELDPVSGAQPGGDLIRDLEIKRDRLQLMAPLKPRMLSFSGSNVFATFGGQTMLLAQLQGVNAERLADRLMVVA; encoded by the coding sequence ATGAAACTCTTCAATGGCTTTGACGTTTCAACCATCACTTTTGAAGATCCTCTGCTCTCCCCCGCTGAAGCAGCCGCAGGTGGCGGCGGCATGGGTGGAGGTGGCGGTATGGGTGGAGGCGAAGAGGAGTCTGCTGGCAACAATCTCTCCTTTCCGGTGATCTTCACCGATGGGGTGGGCCTGACCTTGCCAGGCTTGCCCGATGCCTTTGAATTCACCATTCCCTACGATCTGAACAATGATGGGACGATTACTCTGGATGACCAGATCAATGGTTACTATCTCTTTGCTCAGAAGACGCAGGGCAACACTTGGCAGGCTGATTCGGAATTGATCAGCGCTGACCAGGATCTGTCCACCAATGTCTTTGTCAGCACGGTCGACTGGGGCGACAGTCTGGAGGGAACAAGGCCCCTGGCGCTGGGCAGGCCCGTTCGGGTGGAGATCAGCTTCTACAAGGATCTGGCCACCTCCTTTGTTGGGGATGTAGCGCTGGATGCCGAGATGACGGCCTACCCGATGGAGCTGCTGGCGAACCCAAGCAGTCCTACGGAAGTGCAGGGGGCTTCGGCCAATGCTTACCCTATAGCGGGAAGTATTGATCCTCTTTCACCGCCCGATCCGCGCGTGCTCACGGAGGAATCCCCTCTGGCCTCGGTGTACTCCCAGAACGCCAAGCTGGTGATCCAGCATGTGGTGGGTACACCGGAACTGGGTGATTTCACCTGGAACGGTGATTACTGGGTGGATGCTGACATCACCGACGGCGTGACCATCGATGATCCTGTCCAGGGGCTGACCTTCGGTGCGGAGGTCACCGTGGCGGGCAAGGTGGTCTATGGCGTCTCCCAGGGTGGGTGGAGGCCCAGCCAGGCTGGTACCTACCGGCTCACCACGGCCTTTCCCACGGACGGCAACTTCCAGCTGGATCAGGCTGATATCCAGGTCAGCACCGAGGAGGAGGCCACCGCAGCGGCGGAGTCCGGAGCCCCGGCCACGGGTACAGGTGTGGCGAGCATCGATGTGCCCAACAACCTCACCTTCCTGGACATCCTGGTGGGTGGAAACCAGTTTCCATCGGTGGCGCCGATCACGCTGGTCAAAACAGAGGACGATCCCACGTTCAACGTGGATCTTCTCAGCCAGGCCACGGATCCGGAGGGTGACCCCCTCACCGTTGGCAATCTGACGTTGCAGGCGACAGACGGCACGAATCCTGTGACCCTCCCCTTGGACGCGGTTCAGGCCTCGGGATCCAGCCTCACGGTCAACCCGAGTGTCTTTGATTCTCTGCTTCAAGGCGACGTGCGCATCATTCAGGCCGCCTATTCGGTCAGCGATGGGGTCAACACGGTTCCCACCACAGCCACCATCACGATCAACGGGCTGGACGAGGCTGCCCCCCCGCTTCCGGGCGGCGAGGTGCCTGTGACTCCCCCCGCCAGCGGTGCTCCTGAGGATCAGGGTGTCACGATCATCAAGAAGAAGGGCCGGTATTTCATGACTGGGTCCTTCGGAAATGATGTGCTCCGGGGTGGGCGGAAGAAAGACCGCCTTTTCGGAGGGGATGGTGATGACCTTCTGATCGGCAAGAAGGGCAATGATCGCCTCTATGGGGGCAACGGCAACGACGTTCTCAGAGGTGGAGCCGGTCCCGACTGGCTGCGTGGTGGCTCTGGTCGCGATGTGCTGATCGGTGGCAGCGGCAAGGACACGTTTGTGCTTGAGCTCGACCCCGTCTCCGGGGCCCAGCCCGGTGGGGATCTCATTCGAGACCTTGAGATCAAGCGCGACAGGCTCCAGCTGATGGCACCCCTGAAGCCGCGCATGCTGAGTTTCTCGGGGAGCAATGTCTTTGCCACCTTCGGTGGTCAGACCATGCTCCTGGCCCAGCTGCAGGGCGTGAACGCCGAACGCCTGGCCGATCGCCTCATGGTCGTGGCCTGA